The segment TCTCGCACCAGCGCCCCGCCTCGATGCATCCATCCCCGGAGGCCGAACCGGGCAAGGCCGACCCGCGCGACTTCGCGCTGTGGAAGGCCGTCAAGCCCGGGGAGCCGTCCTGGTCCTCGCCGTGGGGCCCGGGGCGCCCTGGCTGGCACCTGGAGTGCTCGGCGATGGCGGGCAAGTACCTCGGTGGGGTCTTCGACATCCACGGTGGCGGGCTGGACCTGGTCTTCCCGCATCACGAGAACGAGCGGGCCCAGACGGTGTGCGCGGCCGGCGGGCCGGCCGGCGGCGAGATGGCCAACTACTGGATGCACATCGGCCTGCTCACCACCGGCGGGACGAAGATGTCCAAGTCGTTGGGCAACTCCTTCTTCGTGACGGACGCGCTCGCCACGGTTCGCCCGCAGGTGCTGCGCTATCACCTGCTCTCCGCGCACTACCGCTCGTCGCTGGAGTACAGCCCGCAGACGCTCGACGAGTCCGGCGCGGCGCACGACCGGGTCGAGACCTTCGTACGCAACGCTCTGGACATCCTGGGCGGGCCGGCGGAGGCCGCGGCGCTGGCAGGCACCGAGGCGGGCCAGGTGGGGTCAGCGGGCCCAGGCACCGTGGCCGGTGCCGCGGCGGACGGCGACCTCACGCCGGAGCTGGTCTGGTCGGAGTTCGCCGCGGCGATGGACGACGATCTCGCCGTCGGCCGGGCGCTGGCCGCACTGTTCGGGGCGGTCAGCCGAGGCAACCAGGTGCTCTCCAAGGCCCACAGCCGGGAGCTGGCCGGCTGGGTCGACGTGACCCGTCGGATGCTCACCGTCCTGGGCCTGGACCCGGTGGAGCAGTGGCCCACGGCCGGCGCCGAGCTGCGCCCGGCGCTCGACAGCGTCATGGGCATTCTGCTCGATCTGCGCTCGTCGGCCAGGGCCCGGCGGGACTACACGGAGGCGGACTCCATCCGCTCCCGCCTCGCAGCGTCCGGCGTCGTCATCGAGGACACCCCGGAAGGCCAGCGCTGGCACCTCTCCTGAGGCAGCAGGCGCTGACCTCACTGGAAGCAACGCAGCTCACGGAGACAACGCAGCTCGCTGAAAACGACGAAGTGCACTGAAACGACGAACCGGCACCCGGACGGATCCGGGTGCCGGTTCGGTCATACCGGGCACAGATCACTGTGCCCGAACATCCACCGCGCTCACTGCGCCCGAACGGTGATCCTCGTCCACGCGCCCACGTAGACACGGTCGCCGTCGCGCAGCGGAATCGCGCGACCGGGCTCGATCGGGTCAGGCTCGTCGTTGAGACGCGTCCCGTTCGTCGAACCGGGGTCCCGCACCGCGTAGGTGCCGTCGGGCATCCGCTCCAGGGTTGCGTGCGCGCGGGAGATGCCCGGGTCCTCGGGTGCGCCCGAGAGGTCGATCTCCGGGTTGATTCCCCGCGACTCGCTGCGCCGGCCGATCAGCATCTGCTGCTCGGTCAGTGGGAAGACCCGCCGCGGGTAGAACTGGGGGAACGGCACACGGTGGTCATCGCCGCTGTCGTAGTACTCGCGCTCCGCCTCGATGACGGCTTCCCACGCTCCGCTCGGCGGGGCGTCATCCCAGTCATGACCGCGGCTGCCGGGACGCCGGTCGTCCGCCAGGCGTGGGTCGCCCATCCGGTCGTCGCGGTGCTGCTCGCCGAACCGTGGGTCGGGCATCCGCGGGTCGGTGCCGTGGCGGCCCTCCGCGCCGCGCCGCGACCCGGCCTGCCGGGACGTGGCACCCGCGTCGTCGAGCGCTGACGGGCCGGCCTGCCCGGGCAGCTGACCGGTGCTGAAGTCGAGCCCGCAGGTCTCGCAGAAGCGCGCGGCCGGGTCGTTGAGCGAACGGCAGTTCGGGCAGGGCGCGTAGCGGTCCGCGGCCCGGTTCCGGCCACCTGGGCCGCCCGGAACCGGTGTGGCGCCACCGCCCGGCCCACCCAGCGGATCCGCGTCGTAGCCGCCTCCGGGCCCGCCGAACGAGCCGTCGCGGTAGCCTCGTCGGCCGTCGGTGTCCGGTGCCGGCCGAGCCGGGTCACCCGCGCCGTATCCGCCGCCCCGGGCCTCGGGGCCGCCGTAGCCGCCGCGGCTCTCCTGCGCGCCGTAGCCGCGGTCGTCGCGTCCACGCGCGAACGCGGGCTCGGGCTCACCACGGCCAACCGCGTAGCCGCGCTCCTCGCGCCCGTAGCCGGGCGGCGTGCGGTCGTCACGGCCGCCGAAACCGCCCTGGTCGTCACGGCCACCGAAGCCGCCCTGGTCGTCACGGCCGCCGAAGCCGGCGCCGCGGTCGTCGCGCTGGTACGGATCGTGCCGTTCCTCGCGTGACCGCTCGCCGCGGCCGTCGGGCCGAGCGCGGTCGTCGGGCGCGTTCCCGTACCCGTCACGGGCGTACGGATCCACCGGATAGCCCCGTGCGGACCGTGGCTCCTCGGCGTAGCCCTCGCGGCCGTAACCGCCGTACGGGTCGCCGCCGCGGCCCTGGCCGCGCGGCGGATCCGCGACACCGGCCGCGTCGCTCGGGGTACGACGGATTCCGAGCGGGTCGTAGCCCGCCTGGGCTCCGCCATTGGCCTGGGGGCCTGAGGGGTCCCGTTCCGGTGCCCGCCGTGCATACGGATCCGCGGAACGCCCGGCAGGCGCGCCGGCCGGATAGGCGGCCCCGCGGCCACCCTCCTCCTGACGGAAACCATAACGATCCTGACCACCCACGATCCGAAGCCCGCACTGATCGCAGTAGTCGGGATCGTGGGACAGGTGCCCCTCCGGGCAGCGTGCGCTCACCTGATCACCTGTTCACCCGGACAGTCCTGGCCGACATCGACGAGTCGCGGACCATCATCTCGTCCATCTTCTCGACGTATTTCTTCAGACGAACCGTACCTGTTGTTGGAATGTCGATGTGAACCACCTCCCGTAGGAGGCAGCGGGTTGCGTCGTTGCCCCGGGCGAGCGCACGCCGAAACACACGCCCACCTGCTGGTCTGGCAGCGGTGTCGCTCCGGTCGGTGACCGGCGGCCCCGACGCGGGCAGCATTGTCAACCTGTCACCCTGGCCGCGACCACGGTGATGTTGTCGTGGCCGCCCTGGTCGATCGCGAAGTCGACGAGGTGGCGCGCGACGTCCAGCGCGGCGGCGTCGGGATCGAGATGGTTCACCAGTGAGGCAAGGACGTCCGGGCGGGACGAGTAGTTCCACAGGCCGTCGCTGCAGACGACCACAGTGGCCGGGGTCTCGATCGGGAAGGCGGCGGTGTGCGGGGTCACGTCCTCGGCATCGCCACCCAGCCAGCGCGTCAGGGTGTGCGCGCGCCGGTGGGTCTCCGCCTCCGAGGCGGGGATCAGCCCGGCCCGCGCGGCCTCGGCCGCCCAGGTGTCGTCCGCGGTGAGCCGCTCACACCAGCGGGGACCCAGGAGGTAGACGCGGCTGTCGCCGACCCACCCGACGGTGACCATCCCCGGGCCGTCCGCCGAGGGCTGGGTGATGATCGCGGCGGCGAAGGTGCAGGACGGGGCCATCCGGCCCTCGGCCGCACTGAGCTGGGCGATGGTGGCCTGGGCGGCTTCCACCGCGGTGTGCAGGGCGGCGTCGGCCTCGTCCGGGCCGAAGCCGCCGGAGATCCGCCGTGGCGCGGTTCGCGGCTCGTCGAACTCGGAGTACTCCTCCAGCACGTCGAGAACCTCGCTCGCGGCGCTTTTCGACGGTTCCTTGTAGGGGACCGCCTCGCCGGGCCCGTGGGCGCGCACAGCGTCCGCGAGGATGGCTGTGGCGGTGGCCGCCGCGGCCGCCGAGGCCTCGCCGGAGCCGGGAGTCGTCGAGACGCCGTCGCACACGACGGCGATGAGCGTGCCGTGGACGATCGCGACGCCCATCGCGTCCTCGTTCGTCGTGTGCCGGACCCCCCGGTCGCAGACGCCGGCCAGCGGCCCCAGATCGATCTCGCGGTGGTCCTCGTCGCCGCCGCTGACCGGTGCTCCGGCGAACGCGAAGCCGCACGCCTCGCAGTACCGTGCGTCGGTGTAGTTGGGCGCGGCACACACCGGGCAACGCATGATCTCGTCGTCGCCGGACTCGTCGCTCGGGGTGCCGTGCTGCGCCAGCAGCATCGTCGCGGCGTCGGAGTCCTCCGGGTAGCCGTCCTCGGTGAATCCGCCGCCGGAGTACCCGGAGCCGGGATAGGCCCCGGCCGGATACGACGACGACTCATACGCGCGCTCGGAGTATTCGCCGTGGTACTCGCTGTCACGATAGGTGCCGGGTTCCGGGGTGTAGCCGGCGCCCGGATACGCATCGCCCGGGTAGCTGTTCTCCGGGTACGAGTTCTCCGGGTAGCCGCCGCCCTCCCCGTAGGAGTTCTCGGAATAGTGCGCGGCCCTGAAACGGCCGGCTGAGTAGCCTTCCGCGGCCGGATCGTCCGGGTGAAACTCCGCCGAGCCATAGCCCTCGGCGTAACCCGCGGTGGGTGCCTCGTCGACGTGATAGCCGCTGGCGTGGCCGGCCTCTTCCGGATATCCGTCGCCAGGATGATGGCCGCCCGGACGAGCCGGAGGGTAGCCGTGCCCCGGGTAGCTGTGCCCGCTACGGGAGTTGAGGTCCATGGTCAGGCCACCGGCCGCTGCAGCGGCCCGCCAGTGACAGCGAGTCTGGGCGGTGTGCGCGGAGCCGTGTGGCGCGGAGCCATGTGGTTAGTGCCTCCTGCCCGTCCTGTGGGGACCGGATATATCACGTCGACCTGCTCAAATCCAAGGACGCCGAGATGAATAGTGGCATGATCCGTCAGATGCGTCGACGCCGATGATCGCGGTGCCCGCCTGGGTGTCAACGTCCGGCCGTCCTGCGTGGATTGTGGGGAGTCCTGTCCGCAGTACGCCCGCCATCCGTGTGCGCTCCGCAAGTGCCGCCACCTCCTGGGCCTTTTGGCTGGTGGGAGGGCTCTTCGGGGCCCTCGGCCAGGCCCGCGGGGCGCGCCGGCGCCCAGCTGGCGCCGGCACCTGCCGCGACCTCGCCGAGCGCCGAGGCCATGTGCGCGGCACCGGTGAACCGGCTCCCCGGGTCGGCGGCGGTGGCACGAAGGAGGAACCGGTGCAGCGGTGCGTGCCGAGCCAGCACCTGGTCGACCTCCTGCGTCGGAAGGGTGTATCGATATGTTGACGTTCGGTGCGGAAAATCGAGTGCCGCGGTGGCCAACAGCCTGCCGAGAGCGTAGAGGTCGGAGCCCACCGACGGGGGGCTCATGGCGAGCTCGGGGGCGTCGAATCCCGCCGTCACGTGGAACGCGCCGAGGTGGCGGCCTGCCGGGCGCAGCGACTGGAGGTCGACCAGCGTGACCTCCTCGCCGTTCCAGACCACGTTGCCCGGCGCCAGGTCGCAGAAGAGATAGCCACGCTCGTGGACGTACCGCAGCGCGGACAGCAGGCGCAGCGCCCCGGCGATCGCAGCCGGCACTGGCAGCGGCGCACTCGTGACGGCTCCGGCCTCCCGCCGGGAGCGGAGCAGCTGCGACAGCGACGGGCCGGCCACGAACCCCATCACCGCGAAATCCGTGCCGCCGTGGCAGACCTCGCCCAGCATCGGGACGATCGCCGGATGCCGCAGCGGTGGGTCGGGCGGCAGGCGCCGCGGCACGCGGCAGGCTCCGTGCCGGCCATCCGGGCGTGACCGCGCGCGCCGAAGGCTCTTCAGCACCACCTGCCGCCCCGCACGGCGGGTGCCGTCGGTGACGCCGGTGTGGCTGGTTCCCGGTGCGGCGGCGTCACCGGCGCGTTCGCCGGCCTCACCCAGGTCGACGGCCAGAAACACCCAGCCGGCCGGCCCGGGGCCGCCCGCGGCGAGGCAGTCGACGACGCGGTAGCCGCCGACGACGTCCCCGGACCGCAGCGGCGGTGAGAAGGAATAAGGCGTCCGGCATCGTGGGCAGAACCCGCTGGTTCGCGACCGCGGGCCGAAGCTCTCCCGGCCGGCGACGCGACCGACGGGGCCGGCGCACACCGGGCAGCGGGCGCCAGCCGCGCCGCGCACCGGGGCTGGGCCGGGGCCCGCCCAGGAGAAGCCGCCCACCTGCCCTCCAGACACGCGCCCGCCCATCCCACTGAGGATAGGTAGCAAGTCGCGGATTCGCGGAGCCTCTCGGTGAACTCGTGGGGTCCACCTGTGCATCGAGCGGTCCGGGACCACTCGATCGGGCCGGCCGTACCGCGCAACCGGTGTCGCCGGCGTCCGACAGCCGTCCGATAGCTGTCAGACAGTCAACGTCTTTCCCGACGTCCATGTCGATTTCGGCGCGCGCATCGCCGTGGGCAGTGCTGGTCGATGTGGGCATTGGTGATGGTGTCCGCCGCGTGGCGTGACACGGCCGGATACCGTTGGGGTACGGCTGTGTCGCGGCTGGCAGCAGGCAGCGCCCGGCACGGTCAGTTGATCAGTTGGCTCGCGGGGCGGGTCGACGGCCCGAACACGCGAGTTACGAGGTGGTCTGTGATGGCCGGTGGCCAGAGCCGGGGTGGCGGCGGAGTCGCCCGTGGCGGGCAGGGAGGCCGGGCCGCGAAGTCGGGTTCCCACCGCAAGGGTGCGGCGATCGGTAGCGGCGGGCAGCGCCGCAAAGGGCTGCAGGGCAAGGGCGCGACACCACCGGCCGAGCAGCGGACCGGTCATCCGGCGCAGCGCCGTGCCGCCGCCGCGGCTGCTGCGGCCGCCCGGGGCGGAGCAAGGCGTCCGAGTGCGCAGGGCCAGGCGGGGTCGTCGGCCGGCTCCGGCTCCGGCGCCGCCGCCGGCGGGAGCGGCGGCACCGGCGCCCACGGCGCGCGGCGCGGCGAGACCGACGAGTTCGTGGTCGGCCGCAACGCGGTGGTCGAGGCGCTGCGGGCAGGGGTGCCGGCGAGCTCCCTGCTGATCGCCGGCGGCCTCGAGTTCGACGAGCGGGTCGCCGACGCCCGCCGCCTCGCCGGCCGTGCCGGTCTCACCGTGGTCGACGTCGGGCGGGTCGAGCTCGACCGGCTCTGCCCGAACGCACCGCACCAGGGGCTCGCGCTCTCCGTCCCGCCTTTCGAGTACGCCCACCCGGATGACGTGCTTGCCGCCACCCAGTCCGCGGCGCCCGGCCTGGTCGTCGCGCTCGACGGCGTCACCGACCCGCGCAACCTCGGTGCCGTCGTCCGTTCGGCGGCGGCGTTCGGCGCGAACGGTGTCGTCGTTCCCGAGCGGCGCGCGGCGGGTATGACCGCGGCGGCGTGGAAGACGTCCGCGGGTGCGGCGGCGAGGCTGCCCGTCGCCCGAGCGGTGAACCTGACCCGTACCCTGCGGTCGTTCGCCGAGTCCGGCCTGTTCATCGTCGGCCTGGCGGCGGACGGGGAGGTCGACATCGACGATCTCCAGGTTGCCGCGGATCCGCTGGTTCTTGTGGTCGGTTCGGAGGGGCGCGGCCTCTCGCGGCTCGTCGGCGAGTGCTGCGACCTGAAGGTCCGGATCCCGATGGCCGGAGCTATGGAGTCGTTGAACGCCGGGGTCGCCACGGGCATCGCGCTCGCTGAGATCGCGCGCCGTCGTCGCCTGGCGGCGCCCGCCCCCTGAACCGGTCCCGCCGCGTTGCCCACGGTGGCCCGCGGTGGCCGGCTGCCCGCAGCAGCCCGCCGCGGTCGGCCCCGCCGTGCGCTGCACCGGCGCGGGGCCCGCTGTGCCGTCGTGGGCTGCGGGCTGCGGGCTGGCGGCGCACCATCGGAAGGGAACGCCGATGCGCGAGCGCTGCCGGCCGGGAGGTGTACGCCGTGAACGATGTTGTGACCGGCGGGGGGTGGGAGGTGCCAGTGGGCTCCGGACCGCCCGGGAAGGCTGACGACCGCGCATCCGGTGGGCACCCGGGTCCGGAAGGCCCGCAGACGCGGGATCACAACGACGAGATGAGGCGCGTCCTCGACCTCGCGCGTCGTCATCTGCGGACCGATGTCGCCTGGCTGGCCAGGTTCAGCGGCGACCACCAGGTCATCGATCTCGTCGCGGGCGACGGTGACCTGGTCGAGAGCCTGGTCGGGTACCGGGTCGACAAGGAGCAGACCTACTGCGCCCGAGTGCTGGACGGCCGTCTTCCCGCGGTGGTGCCCGACGCTCGAGCGGACAGCCGCACGGCCAACCTGCCGGTCACGCGTGATCTGGGCATCGGGTCCTATGTCGGCACACCTGTCCACCTGGACAACGGCGAGCTCTACGGCATGCTGTGCGCGCTGGGCACCGAGCCGGACCCGAACCTGGGCGAGCGGGACGTCCGTTTCCTGAGCCTGCTGGCCGACGTCCTCACCGACACGGTTTCCGCGATCCACCGCGGCCACGCCGATGACGATCATGTCCGGTCCGTGATCGGGGAGATCATCGATTCCGGTGGGCCGACGATGGTCTTCCAGGCGATGTTCGACCTGCCGACGCATGGGATCGTCGGTGCGGAGGCGCTGGCGCGCTTCCCCCGGTTCCCATCGCCTGACGGCCTGCGGACCGCGCCGGGAAGTGGGTCCAGCGGCGATCCCGGTGGGCGGCGCGACGACGGCGTCCTGTCGCCGGCCCATTGGTTCGAGCAGGCGACGTCGGTCGGCCTGGGCATCGATCTGGAGCTGGCGGCGATCCGTGCGGCCCTGGCGGAGCTGCCGCGCTTCCCACGCGGTCTGGCGCTCTCGGTGAACGCGTCGCCCGCGACCATCGCGTCCGGGCGGCTCATCGAGCTGATCGACGGCCCCAGCGCCGACCAGGTGGTCGTCGAGATCGCCGAGCGCGAGGGCAACCACGAGCTGCCGACGACGCTCGACCGCCTGCTGGAGCTGCGTGACCTCGGGACCCGGATCGCGGTGGACAACGTGGGCGTCGCCTATGCGAGCCTGCGGAGAATGGTGCAGTTCCTGCCGGACGTCGTGAAGATGGACCGCTGGCTTTCGATGAATGTCGGTTCCGACGCGGCCCGCCGGGCGCTGGTCGAGGCGCTTGTCCACTTCAGCCGGCAGATCGGTGCGACGCTGGTCGCCGAGGGTATCGAGACCGCGGACGAGCTGCGGGTGCTGTCCGCCGCCGGTGTGGACCAGGGGCAGGGCGAGTTCCTCAGCCCACCTGGACCGCTGCCACTTCCCGCCCATGGCCGCTGCGTGGCCGTGAAACACAGCCGACTGGCCGCCACGGCGATGACCTGAACGACGCCCACGGATTTCGGGAAATGCGAACTATCTGAAGAGCGGTACCTGCTTCGTCGGTTTCCGGCTTCTGTGGGGCGTGCGGCCGTGCCGCGCAGCGCCAGCATTCATGCCAATCGCGACAAGTCGGGCACCGAGTCGCTTGACGAACCGCAGGAAATGAGGATTTCGGTTGCTGCGGGCGCCAAAATCCGCACTTCTTGCTTGGGGGAAGTGGTGGCGGTGGTGGCGGCAGATCTTGGCTGGCGTGTGCAGGAAGACGTGGTAACTCTGGTTTCTGATGGGTCGAGATAATTGTCCCGGTGTGGTCTTTCGGAATTGTGATGGCTCTGCCGGCTTTTGTCATTGCCAGCGGAGGAGGTGCCCCTGCACAGTGTGGGCGTGAATATCTCGCGAAGGAATGGACGGACTTCTCGTGCGGCCCGCGCGACCCGGGCGGCCCGCGCGGCACCGTCACGGCCCGGCCGGCGCCGCCGGCGGATCCTGCTGGTTCCGGCGCTGATCAGTGGGTATGCCTGCCTCGCCGCCTGTCTGGAGCCGGCGGGCGGTCGGGCGCCGGGCGGTCAGAACGAGGGCTGGGAGATCACGGTCTACTACACGGCGGTGGAGAGATTTCACGAGGGGACGCCGCCGACCGTGGTCCGTGGCTGCCGCCAACGGGAGTGCTCCTTCGGTACCGATCTGCTCGGCACCTTTCCCGCCGGTTTCGTCCAGGCGGTGCGCGACGAGGGGACCGGTCGGATCACCAGTGCGCCACTCGCCGGATCCATGCTCAACTGGTCCTACGACACCGGATTCTGGCTGGACGACATTCCAAGCGACACCGCCGGCCGGGCACTGGTGCCGTTCCGAAGTGCCGCCGCCGATTCCTCCGTGCTGCCGGCCGGCACCACGTTCGTGATCGAGGAATGTGGTGTCGAGGAGGACGGATCCGAGATTGACCCGAGTGCGTGCGAGGTGTTGCGACGGACTTCCTGGGAGATCCGTGACGAGTTCACACCCGGGCTCGGCGGTGAACAGCATCTGGACCTGTACATCGGCGAGGAGAACATCCCGGACTTCACCGAGAAAAGCCCGCTCTATCTGACCGGAATCGGCGCGGGAATCCGTGTCACGGAGCCGCGGCAATCGCAGTAGAACACCAGGAGGCGCTGTAGCGGTGGCGGGCCGGCACGGGCACGGGAGCCCAGGGGAGCTCCCGTGCCCTGCCAGCGGTCCAGCGGTCCAGCGGTCCAGCGGTCCAGCGGATCAGACGGTCCGGCGGACCGGCCGGCCGGCCGGGATCAGACCGCGGAAGCGGCGATGAAGGTGTACCCGAGGGCCTTCACGCCCTCGACCGTCTGCCGCAGATAGTCGACCCCCAGATACGGGTGGTAGAACATGCTCGCGAAGCCGTCCCGGACGATCAGGTTGCGGCGCGCCGCGTCGACGAGGTCGGCGGGTAGTCGGGCGGGGTGGTTGTTGAACGCCTCCGGCTCCACGTTGCCGATGTTCTCCGGAATGATGAACGAACCGTAGATGTCGGTGACCGGGTAGGGGAAGAACTGGCCGCCGAACTTCGTGTGGTCGATGGTGCCGCCGGCCAGCTGGTTGCGGAAGTACAGCCCGCGGTCGTAGCGGCGCGGGAACTTCGCCTTCGCCGCGGCGTAGTCCGGCGCGGAGGCCGCGTAGTGCGGGAACTCGAAGACCGTCGGCACCGACAGCCCGGCGGCGGTGAACGCGGCGGCGGACCCGTCCATCCGGCCGGCGGCCCAGCTCTGGCTGTCACCGGGTACGGGGCCGTCGTAGACCACGTTGTCCTGGGCGTCGACATGGGCGCGGAAGAACTCGAAGTCGTCTGCGCTCGCACCGGAGTAGGGATTGGCGACGTTCGAGAACTGGTGCGTCCAGCCGTGCATGATCAGGGTTCCGCCGCGCTGGGTCATGTAGCGCAGTGCGGTGACGACGTCCGGGCGTGACGCGAGGGTGTAGTCCTGCGCCACGCCGTTGTTGTAGGTGCCGTTCGCGTCGACGTAGCGCGGGTAGACGGCGACCGAGAACGGAACGTTCACCGAGGAGAGGTAGTCGGCGATCGCGCGCAGCTCGGCCGGATCCGCGTCGGGCCCGACGTCCTCGATGCGCACCAGTGCCCGATGCCGGGTTGCTGTCTGCGGGGCCAGCGCGTCGAACAGGATGTCGGCGAAGGCGAGATAGCGGTCGGTCATGTCGGCGTAGGCGAACGGGATCTCGCCGATGTAGGTCAGGTTGTTCGAACGAAGTGCCCAGGGGAAGCGGGTACCGTTCGCGCGCACCGCCTCGGCCACCACCGTCGCCTTTGTCGTGTCGACGGTGCCGTAGTTCATGATCCC is part of the Parafrankia irregularis genome and harbors:
- the cysS gene encoding cysteine--tRNA ligase, whose translation is MGLRLYDTRTRRVRPFVPLRPGHVGVYVCGPTVQSPPHVGHIRTGLAFDLLRRWLTQSGLSVTFVQNVTDIDDKIIINADRAGTTVWELATRQTRAFDEAYRAVGVLPPTISPLATGHIPEMLEMISVLVERGFAYPGAGSVWFRVGAFADYGALSHQRPASMHPSPEAEPGKADPRDFALWKAVKPGEPSWSSPWGPGRPGWHLECSAMAGKYLGGVFDIHGGGLDLVFPHHENERAQTVCAAGGPAGGEMANYWMHIGLLTTGGTKMSKSLGNSFFVTDALATVRPQVLRYHLLSAHYRSSLEYSPQTLDESGAAHDRVETFVRNALDILGGPAEAAALAGTEAGQVGSAGPGTVAGAAADGDLTPELVWSEFAAAMDDDLAVGRALAALFGAVSRGNQVLSKAHSRELAGWVDVTRRMLTVLGLDPVEQWPTAGAELRPALDSVMGILLDLRSSARARRDYTEADSIRSRLAASGVVIEDTPEGQRWHLS
- a CDS encoding FHA domain-containing protein, with the translated sequence MSARCPEGHLSHDPDYCDQCGLRIVGGQDRYGFRQEEGGRGAAYPAGAPAGRSADPYARRAPERDPSGPQANGGAQAGYDPLGIRRTPSDAAGVADPPRGQGRGGDPYGGYGREGYAEEPRSARGYPVDPYARDGYGNAPDDRARPDGRGERSREERHDPYQRDDRGAGFGGRDDQGGFGGRDDQGGFGGRDDRTPPGYGREERGYAVGRGEPEPAFARGRDDRGYGAQESRGGYGGPEARGGGYGAGDPARPAPDTDGRRGYRDGSFGGPGGGYDADPLGGPGGGATPVPGGPGGRNRAADRYAPCPNCRSLNDPAARFCETCGLDFSTGQLPGQAGPSALDDAGATSRQAGSRRGAEGRHGTDPRMPDPRFGEQHRDDRMGDPRLADDRRPGSRGHDWDDAPPSGAWEAVIEAEREYYDSGDDHRVPFPQFYPRRVFPLTEQQMLIGRRSESRGINPEIDLSGAPEDPGISRAHATLERMPDGTYAVRDPGSTNGTRLNDEPDPIEPGRAIPLRDGDRVYVGAWTRITVRAQ
- a CDS encoding PP2C family protein-serine/threonine phosphatase, whose product is MDLNSRSGHSYPGHGYPPARPGGHHPGDGYPEEAGHASGYHVDEAPTAGYAEGYGSAEFHPDDPAAEGYSAGRFRAAHYSENSYGEGGGYPENSYPENSYPGDAYPGAGYTPEPGTYRDSEYHGEYSERAYESSSYPAGAYPGSGYSGGGFTEDGYPEDSDAATMLLAQHGTPSDESGDDEIMRCPVCAAPNYTDARYCEACGFAFAGAPVSGGDEDHREIDLGPLAGVCDRGVRHTTNEDAMGVAIVHGTLIAVVCDGVSTTPGSGEASAAAAATATAILADAVRAHGPGEAVPYKEPSKSAASEVLDVLEEYSEFDEPRTAPRRISGGFGPDEADAALHTAVEAAQATIAQLSAAEGRMAPSCTFAAAIITQPSADGPGMVTVGWVGDSRVYLLGPRWCERLTADDTWAAEAARAGLIPASEAETHRRAHTLTRWLGGDAEDVTPHTAAFPIETPATVVVCSDGLWNYSSRPDVLASLVNHLDPDAAALDVARHLVDFAIDQGGHDNITVVAARVTG
- a CDS encoding protein kinase domain-containing protein, whose amino-acid sequence is MSGGQVGGFSWAGPGPAPVRGAAGARCPVCAGPVGRVAGRESFGPRSRTSGFCPRCRTPYSFSPPLRSGDVVGGYRVVDCLAAGGPGPAGWVFLAVDLGEAGERAGDAAAPGTSHTGVTDGTRRAGRQVVLKSLRRARSRPDGRHGACRVPRRLPPDPPLRHPAIVPMLGEVCHGGTDFAVMGFVAGPSLSQLLRSRREAGAVTSAPLPVPAAIAGALRLLSALRYVHERGYLFCDLAPGNVVWNGEEVTLVDLQSLRPAGRHLGAFHVTAGFDAPELAMSPPSVGSDLYALGRLLATAALDFPHRTSTYRYTLPTQEVDQVLARHAPLHRFLLRATAADPGSRFTGAAHMASALGEVAAGAGASWAPARPAGLAEGPEEPSHQPKGPGGGGTCGAHTDGGRTADRTPHNPRRTAGR
- the rlmB gene encoding 23S rRNA (guanosine(2251)-2'-O)-methyltransferase RlmB, encoding MAGGQSRGGGGVARGGQGGRAAKSGSHRKGAAIGSGGQRRKGLQGKGATPPAEQRTGHPAQRRAAAAAAAAARGGARRPSAQGQAGSSAGSGSGAAAGGSGGTGAHGARRGETDEFVVGRNAVVEALRAGVPASSLLIAGGLEFDERVADARRLAGRAGLTVVDVGRVELDRLCPNAPHQGLALSVPPFEYAHPDDVLAATQSAAPGLVVALDGVTDPRNLGAVVRSAAAFGANGVVVPERRAAGMTAAAWKTSAGAAARLPVARAVNLTRTLRSFAESGLFIVGLAADGEVDIDDLQVAADPLVLVVGSEGRGLSRLVGECCDLKVRIPMAGAMESLNAGVATGIALAEIARRRRLAAPAP
- a CDS encoding sensor domain-containing phosphodiesterase; the protein is MNDVVTGGGWEVPVGSGPPGKADDRASGGHPGPEGPQTRDHNDEMRRVLDLARRHLRTDVAWLARFSGDHQVIDLVAGDGDLVESLVGYRVDKEQTYCARVLDGRLPAVVPDARADSRTANLPVTRDLGIGSYVGTPVHLDNGELYGMLCALGTEPDPNLGERDVRFLSLLADVLTDTVSAIHRGHADDDHVRSVIGEIIDSGGPTMVFQAMFDLPTHGIVGAEALARFPRFPSPDGLRTAPGSGSSGDPGGRRDDGVLSPAHWFEQATSVGLGIDLELAAIRAALAELPRFPRGLALSVNASPATIASGRLIELIDGPSADQVVVEIAEREGNHELPTTLDRLLELRDLGTRIAVDNVGVAYASLRRMVQFLPDVVKMDRWLSMNVGSDAARRALVEALVHFSRQIGATLVAEGIETADELRVLSAAGVDQGQGEFLSPPGPLPLPAHGRCVAVKHSRLAATAMT
- a CDS encoding DUF2334 domain-containing protein, producing the protein MSRLTQLFAGSRGARSSARTSARARAGTSARAGTGVHTGVHTGVHTGGEQSSVGRRRRTRGAATAAAAGLLALTVGAGTAIAAPAGGKGGSPAHPPRHARAATPQVHPGDKGLSTLPAPPAPPRTPPPRRAPRPVPPGRGDAAIAGAASGSSGTPATGSSAAAATAATPLAAAAATGQGTLILYDTTGTWGWLGEQYAMQAANLASRFGTWQARPVRSYTAGQMAQYAAVIYIGSTYDEQVPTAFLTDVLAGTRPVLWMYDNIWQLTAQAPNFATTHGWNWSGFDTTSIGAVRYKGTDLTRLATNAAGIMNYGTVDTTKATVVAEAVRANGTRFPWALRSNNLTYIGEIPFAYADMTDRYLAFADILFDALAPQTATRHRALVRIEDVGPDADPAELRAIADYLSSVNVPFSVAVYPRYVDANGTYNNGVAQDYTLASRPDVVTALRYMTQRGGTLIMHGWTHQFSNVANPYSGASADDFEFFRAHVDAQDNVVYDGPVPGDSQSWAAGRMDGSAAAFTAAGLSVPTVFEFPHYAASAPDYAAAKAKFPRRYDRGLYFRNQLAGGTIDHTKFGGQFFPYPVTDIYGSFIIPENIGNVEPEAFNNHPARLPADLVDAARRNLIVRDGFASMFYHPYLGVDYLRQTVEGVKALGYTFIAASAV